One segment of Radiobacillus kanasensis DNA contains the following:
- a CDS encoding rhomboid family intramembrane serine protease, translating into MFVRTESFKQFIRLYPIVTSLIAIQLAIWVLILLFPFGEDIIYQWGVGFNPLIHEGQYWRLVTAIFIHDPNGIMHVLFNCFSLVLFGPALEQMLGKFKFLFVFLFTGIFGNFFTYIMEPTQFTIHFGASGAIYGILGLYLYMIFFRKHLIDPSSSQIIVVILVIGVLMSFFRPNINIAAHIFGLIGGFALGPIIVKNVQAFNPWRKRRVRDDSSVSFDPNRWNKRRIPWKKYLTPLLWGLIVLLGLLGLIGGIL; encoded by the coding sequence ATGTTCGTACGAACGGAAAGCTTTAAACAATTTATCCGCCTTTATCCTATTGTGACTTCCCTAATCGCTATCCAGCTAGCTATTTGGGTTCTCATCCTTCTCTTTCCTTTTGGGGAAGATATCATTTACCAGTGGGGGGTAGGTTTTAACCCACTAATCCATGAAGGTCAATATTGGAGACTCGTCACCGCTATCTTCATCCATGATCCAAACGGCATCATGCACGTATTGTTCAACTGTTTTTCTCTTGTCCTATTTGGTCCCGCTCTAGAGCAGATGCTAGGCAAGTTCAAGTTTTTGTTCGTATTTCTTTTTACCGGTATATTTGGAAACTTTTTTACGTATATCATGGAACCAACGCAGTTCACCATTCACTTCGGGGCTTCTGGGGCCATTTATGGGATATTGGGCTTATATCTTTATATGATATTTTTCCGAAAACACCTTATTGATCCATCTAGCTCCCAAATCATTGTCGTAATCTTAGTGATCGGTGTACTCATGTCCTTTTTCCGACCAAATATTAATATAGCTGCCCATATATTTGGTTTAATTGGTGGATTTGCATTGGGTCCCATTATCGTAAAGAATGTTCAGGCCTTTAATCCTTGGAGAAAACGACGAGTTAGAGATGACTCCTCCGTTTCCTTTGACCCAAACCGTTGGAACAAAAGAAGGATTCCATGGAAAAAATATCTCACACCATTATTATGGGGACTTATCGTTCTACTCGGTCTGCTAGGGTTAATTGGCGGGATTCTTTAA
- a CDS encoding PH domain-containing protein → MMSNANRLHKAAILFNFVKIFREVFLGAILGFLATFKNINLGGFWFEILYASLFILFILLFSVIQWFRFTYTVEHDHLRIDSGIFVKKKRTISFNRIQSIDVSEGIVHRIFQLAKVEVQTAGGDLGAKAEAVLSAVTRDKAFELRESLQLKTDNQEQEEEAEKEVLTKNSKTISTRRLLLAATTTNGFGVFFSFAALILPQFGQVLPDRIYENVFDWVIHLSIPFLILLAGVTGILLWGTAALGSLLKYSSFTIQKSEDDLQISHGLLEKKQLTLATKRIQAISVREDLLRQWIGYVTIHAEVVGGSMGANGGTSVLLFPLLKKAEVASFVEQFVPDYQPEFVNQTLPKRSRRRFLFRMIAPVIIGSIPTFYFFPSYSWIGIVLLLLAFLLGLFQYKDSGFNIAGDKLTLRYRVIGKNTVILYRKRIQSLTTSDHYLQQRQSLKTLKCSVAAVSGIGKTFSYKDGDEKQVAEVFDWYSFQRKEKEAEAKL, encoded by the coding sequence ATGATGTCTAATGCCAATCGGTTGCATAAAGCAGCTATACTATTTAATTTTGTAAAGATATTCCGAGAGGTTTTCTTAGGAGCAATCCTCGGCTTTTTGGCTACCTTCAAGAATATTAATTTGGGTGGCTTTTGGTTCGAAATTTTGTATGCTAGTCTGTTTATCCTATTTATCCTTCTTTTTAGTGTCATCCAATGGTTTCGATTCACCTATACAGTAGAGCATGACCACTTAAGGATTGATAGTGGTATTTTCGTAAAGAAGAAGCGGACAATATCCTTTAACCGAATTCAATCCATCGATGTGTCAGAAGGAATTGTTCATCGAATCTTCCAATTAGCAAAGGTAGAAGTGCAAACAGCAGGAGGAGATTTAGGTGCGAAAGCGGAAGCGGTGTTGAGCGCTGTAACGAGAGACAAAGCTTTCGAATTGCGAGAGTCCTTACAGCTAAAAACCGATAATCAAGAACAAGAAGAGGAAGCGGAAAAGGAAGTCCTCACAAAGAATTCTAAAACAATATCAACAAGAAGACTACTGCTCGCGGCTACTACAACAAACGGCTTTGGTGTGTTCTTTTCCTTTGCTGCGTTGATCTTACCTCAATTTGGTCAAGTGCTGCCCGATCGAATCTATGAGAATGTATTCGATTGGGTTATTCATCTGAGCATACCGTTTCTAATCCTATTAGCTGGAGTAACTGGAATTCTATTATGGGGGACTGCAGCATTAGGCTCCTTGCTAAAATATAGCTCCTTTACTATTCAAAAGTCGGAAGATGATTTGCAGATTTCTCACGGACTCTTGGAGAAAAAACAGCTGACACTAGCCACTAAACGGATTCAAGCGATCAGTGTTCGAGAGGATTTACTCCGCCAATGGATAGGGTACGTTACCATTCATGCAGAAGTTGTCGGTGGAAGTATGGGTGCAAATGGAGGAACTTCCGTATTACTGTTTCCATTATTAAAAAAGGCCGAAGTGGCATCTTTTGTCGAGCAGTTTGTTCCGGATTATCAGCCTGAGTTCGTTAATCAAACCTTACCGAAACGATCTAGAAGACGATTTTTATTTCGAATGATAGCACCTGTCATCATTGGATCCATCCCAACGTTTTACTTTTTTCCATCCTACAGTTGGATTGGAATTGTCCTTTTATTGCTCGCCTTCTTATTGGGATTGTTCCAATATAAAGATAGTGGATTTAATATTGCTGGAGATAAGCTAACATTACGATATCGAGTTATTGGGAAAAACACTGTCATACTGTATCGAAAAAGAATTCAGTCTTTAACAACATCCGATCATTATTTGCAACAACGTCAATCCTTGAAAACATTGAAGTGTTCTGTAGCAGCAGTTAGTGGAATCGGAAAAACTTTTTCTTATAAAGATGGGGACGAAAAGCAGGTGGCAGAGGTGTTCGACTGGTATTCCTTTCAGAGAAAAGAAAAAGAAGCTGAGGCAAAACTATAA
- the acpS gene encoding holo-ACP synthase produces the protein MIKGIGIDIVEIDRINNSIKQNDRFVERILTERERKAYENLSTHRRKVEFVAGRFAAKEAFSKAMGTGLGKLGFQDIEIYNDNKGAPYLTCDKTSFQIWVSISHSMDYAVSQVILEQQ, from the coding sequence ATGATTAAAGGAATCGGGATCGATATCGTGGAAATCGATCGTATTAATAATAGTATAAAGCAAAATGATCGGTTTGTAGAAAGGATACTAACTGAGCGTGAGCGAAAGGCATATGAAAACTTATCTACACATAGAAGAAAAGTAGAGTTTGTCGCAGGGCGATTTGCTGCAAAAGAAGCTTTTTCAAAAGCGATGGGTACAGGCTTAGGGAAGCTAGGTTTCCAAGATATCGAGATTTACAACGATAACAAGGGAGCACCATATCTTACGTGTGATAAGACAAGCTTCCAAATATGGGTTTCTATTTCGCACAGTATGGACTATGCGGTATCGCAGGTCATATTAGAACAGCAATAG
- a CDS encoding PH domain-containing protein, which translates to MRHRPINNLATEAIQVWRIYAIIPSFVFLCLIITGVVLSRIIFDLPVPMWVFISSFLVWLILSFITILVVPNVNWKRWRYQVFEQEVDIEHGLLIIKRTLIPMIRVQHVDTKQGPILKKFGLATVTISTAATKHEIPALKEEEAYELRDRISVLARVDEDDV; encoded by the coding sequence ATGCGACATAGACCAATAAATAACCTAGCAACAGAAGCTATACAAGTGTGGCGAATTTATGCTATTATTCCATCTTTCGTTTTCCTATGTTTAATCATCACAGGGGTCGTCCTTAGCCGTATTATATTCGATCTACCTGTACCAATGTGGGTATTTATAAGTAGCTTTCTGGTATGGCTAATCCTTTCCTTCATAACCATCCTTGTAGTACCGAATGTGAATTGGAAAAGGTGGAGATATCAGGTGTTTGAGCAGGAAGTCGATATTGAACACGGACTGCTCATCATTAAGCGGACACTTATTCCAATGATCCGTGTCCAGCATGTGGACACAAAGCAAGGTCCCATATTGAAGAAGTTTGGTTTAGCGACTGTAACGATATCAACAGCGGCAACGAAGCATGAAATACCTGCGCTGAAGGAAGAAGAAGCCTATGAATTGAGAGACCGTATTTCCGTACTAGCTAGGGTGGATGAAGATGATGTCTAA
- a CDS encoding alpha/beta hydrolase — protein MIGCMCIHGFTGGPYEVAPVANFLQTRTNWDVRVPTLPGHGRLLSLKNRTYQQWIASAEQTIQELKKDCDVVYIVGFSMGGMIAAYLAAKYKVDKLVLLSASRKYISLTQMARDIFSFIKDGCKGCLGENEHYQRIKEKRGLIPFQAFIEFWKCMQYTKPYIRSLDCPVLIAQGQRDGMVPVKSAYYLEKEIPSPTQLVLFQKSKHLLCLGEEKDEIFKSIYSFLNPKDKVSNP, from the coding sequence ATGATTGGTTGTATGTGTATCCATGGGTTTACAGGTGGGCCATATGAGGTAGCACCTGTCGCGAATTTTCTTCAAACTAGAACCAATTGGGATGTACGCGTCCCGACATTACCAGGTCATGGGAGATTATTATCGTTGAAAAATAGAACCTACCAACAATGGATTGCTTCCGCAGAACAAACCATTCAAGAGCTGAAAAAAGATTGTGATGTTGTCTATATTGTTGGTTTTTCTATGGGAGGAATGATTGCGGCCTACTTAGCGGCAAAGTACAAAGTAGACAAATTAGTGCTCCTATCCGCATCGCGTAAATATATTAGCCTGACACAGATGGCAAGGGATATATTTTCGTTCATCAAAGACGGATGTAAGGGTTGTTTGGGGGAAAACGAGCATTACCAACGCATAAAAGAAAAAAGAGGGTTAATTCCGTTTCAAGCCTTTATAGAGTTTTGGAAATGTATGCAGTACACGAAGCCTTATATACGCTCCTTAGATTGCCCTGTTTTAATTGCTCAAGGACAAAGAGATGGAATGGTTCCGGTGAAATCTGCCTATTACTTAGAAAAAGAGATCCCATCCCCCACTCAGCTCGTGTTGTTCCAAAAGTCTAAGCACCTACTCTGTCTAGGAGAAGAAAAGGATGAGATATTCAAATCCATCTACTCATTTTTGAATCCTAAGGACAAAGTTTCCAATCCTTAG
- a CDS encoding RAxF-45 family protein encodes MTSTVLHEALYYLRAIFHDLVTNGIRMPFFSN; translated from the coding sequence ATGACTAGCACTGTTTTGCACGAAGCACTTTATTACTTGCGTGCAATTTTTCATGATTTGGTTACTAACGGGATACGTATGCCCTTTTTTAGTAACTGA
- a CDS encoding glutaredoxin family protein — protein sequence MTKQNVVVYVSNGCGECKKVINHLEDWGVPFIEKNINENKEYFRELQKNKVYGTPAVFKDDDIVLGFQERRLKQTLGIVGH from the coding sequence ATGACAAAGCAAAATGTTGTTGTCTATGTAAGCAATGGATGCGGCGAGTGCAAAAAAGTCATAAATCACTTAGAAGATTGGGGTGTGCCATTTATCGAAAAAAATATAAACGAAAATAAAGAATATTTTCGTGAACTACAAAAGAACAAGGTATATGGTACACCTGCCGTCTTTAAAGATGATGATATCGTATTAGGCTTTCAAGAAAGAAGATTAAAGCAAACATTAGGAATCGTAGGTCACTGA
- the abc-f gene encoding ribosomal protection-like ABC-F family protein: protein MLITLKNIKKIMGGSYLFEDLHFEIKHGEKVGLVGRNGSGKTTIFKMIAKTEDFESGDLFIKKGTEIGYLEQIPSFPDKTVREFLEASFEKANALKRRMTELEENMKDNTRMEQILEEYGRIQTEFSAMGGYDLQANIDRVATGLNMEDLLEHSFDQLSGGEKTKAGLAKILLQAPDLLLLDEPTNHLDITAIEWLEEYLKQYRGAVCIISHDKFFLDETITKVADLENGEITYFPGNFSSFVKQKEEKLLQEFAAYQEQQKKIKKIKEAIRRLRQWANEANPPNEKLFKRAKSMERALERMEKLDRPEIDPTKMRLSLSANERSGKDVLKCEDVQKRYGPKAVLKGADLHLRHKERLAIVGNNGCGKSTLIKILMNQEKQSGGEVVIGSQVNIGYLPQNPLQEMDPNQSLMDYFRSEVRITEGEARQFLATFMFYGYSVFRKLGQLSGGERMRLKLAIFMHQKVNLLVLDEPTNHLDMESQEVLEEALQKYDGTVIGISHDRSFLNQCFEETAYLVDGKLYRYQGTYADTHMRWKERMEKGKQKKAQESKLPLKEKIARDEESPQEEDLEMVISTLEKEIENTKNKHSQSSDQTHQLLFTERLQELEKLLEAKYEAWYLSME from the coding sequence ATGTTAATTACATTAAAAAATATTAAAAAAATCATGGGTGGAAGTTATTTATTTGAGGATCTTCACTTCGAAATAAAGCATGGTGAAAAAGTAGGGCTAGTTGGCAGAAATGGTAGTGGAAAAACGACCATATTTAAAATGATTGCTAAAACAGAAGACTTTGAAAGTGGAGATCTGTTTATTAAAAAAGGAACAGAAATTGGCTATTTAGAGCAAATCCCAAGCTTTCCAGACAAAACAGTTCGGGAATTTTTAGAAGCAAGCTTTGAGAAAGCGAATGCTTTAAAGCGACGTATGACAGAGTTAGAAGAGAACATGAAAGATAACACTCGCATGGAACAAATATTAGAAGAATACGGAAGAATACAAACAGAGTTTTCAGCAATGGGAGGCTATGACCTCCAAGCAAACATTGATCGGGTGGCAACTGGATTGAACATGGAAGATTTGCTTGAGCATTCCTTTGACCAGCTAAGTGGAGGAGAAAAGACAAAGGCAGGTCTGGCGAAAATCTTATTACAGGCTCCTGATTTGTTGTTACTAGATGAACCGACAAATCACCTGGATATAACAGCGATTGAGTGGTTGGAGGAGTATTTGAAACAATATCGTGGAGCGGTCTGCATCATATCACACGATAAGTTTTTCCTTGATGAAACGATTACGAAGGTAGCCGATCTAGAAAATGGAGAAATTACCTATTTTCCCGGAAATTTCTCTTCCTTTGTGAAGCAAAAGGAAGAGAAGCTCCTACAGGAATTTGCAGCTTATCAAGAACAACAGAAAAAAATCAAAAAAATAAAGGAAGCAATTCGGCGATTAAGACAATGGGCCAATGAAGCAAATCCACCGAATGAAAAGCTATTTAAGCGTGCGAAAAGTATGGAGCGGGCATTGGAACGAATGGAAAAGCTAGACCGTCCAGAAATCGACCCGACAAAAATGAGACTTTCCCTTTCTGCTAATGAACGAAGTGGGAAAGATGTTTTGAAGTGTGAGGATGTTCAGAAACGATACGGACCCAAGGCCGTACTTAAAGGAGCGGATTTACACCTTCGACACAAAGAAAGACTCGCTATAGTCGGGAACAACGGGTGTGGAAAAAGTACGTTAATAAAAATCTTGATGAATCAGGAAAAGCAATCAGGTGGCGAGGTCGTAATAGGTTCACAGGTAAACATTGGCTATCTCCCCCAAAATCCTTTACAAGAAATGGATCCGAATCAGTCCTTAATGGATTATTTTCGTAGTGAAGTTCGAATTACCGAAGGAGAAGCTCGACAATTTTTAGCGACATTCATGTTTTATGGATACTCGGTATTTCGGAAGCTTGGTCAACTAAGCGGTGGGGAAAGAATGAGGCTAAAACTAGCCATTTTTATGCATCAAAAAGTGAACCTTCTCGTTTTAGATGAACCGACGAATCACCTTGATATGGAATCTCAAGAAGTGTTGGAGGAAGCTCTTCAGAAATACGATGGGACCGTTATCGGTATTTCTCATGATCGTAGCTTTCTCAACCAATGTTTTGAGGAAACAGCATACCTTGTCGATGGCAAGCTGTATCGCTATCAGGGAACATACGCAGATACGCATATGAGATGGAAAGAACGGATGGAAAAGGGCAAGCAGAAAAAGGCTCAGGAGTCTAAGCTTCCTTTGAAGGAAAAAATTGCGAGAGATGAGGAGTCGCCGCAAGAAGAGGATCTTGAAATGGTTATCTCTACTCTCGAAAAAGAAATAGAAAATACAAAAAATAAACATAGTCAATCGTCTGATCAAACGCATCAATTACTGTTTACGGAACGTTTGCAAGAATTGGAAAAATTGTTAGAAGCTAAGTATGAGGCGTGGTATCTTTCAATGGAATAA
- a CDS encoding YppG family protein, with protein sequence MTQWRAPNSNFQSKRGPFYSPYSQANYPMNGKQKGTPAGWHPSYPPQQPKGSPYPMTPYQFYQKPQQPNNWGSYFQQPQPGQYGNPPNGIMQYFQDENGQLDYDKMFSTFGQISSTVKQVSPIVKEFGTIFKGLK encoded by the coding sequence ATGACGCAATGGAGAGCGCCGAATTCTAACTTTCAGTCGAAACGGGGACCTTTTTATTCTCCTTATTCTCAGGCGAATTATCCTATGAATGGAAAGCAAAAAGGAACTCCCGCCGGTTGGCATCCATCATATCCACCGCAACAGCCGAAGGGAAGTCCTTACCCAATGACTCCATACCAGTTTTACCAAAAACCGCAGCAACCAAATAACTGGGGTAGCTACTTTCAGCAACCTCAACCGGGACAATATGGGAACCCGCCGAATGGGATTATGCAATATTTTCAAGATGAGAACGGACAGCTAGACTATGATAAGATGTTTTCGACATTTGGTCAAATCTCCAGTACGGTGAAACAAGTGTCCCCGATTGTTAAAGAATTCGGAACAATATTTAAAGGTTTGAAATAA
- a CDS encoding IS110 family RNA-guided transposase — protein MDVIIENACGMDVHKDTITACAITTEGKEIETFSTKTIYLIELVDWVKKHKCTHVAMESTSVYWKPIVNLLEAEDIEYLVVNAQHIKAVPGRKTDVKDAEWIAKLLRHGLLKASFIPDRNQRELRELVRYRRSIIEERARQYNRIQKVLEGANIKLGSVVSDIMGVSARDMLRSISEGNDDLEELTTFARGVMKKKKDELKLALQGYVQEHQRFMIKTILDHIDFLTDQIDKLDKEIAKRMEDSQEDIDRLDSIPGIGRKMAEQMLAELGTNIKEQFPTAPQMCSWAGLVPGNNQSAGKRKSSKTLNGNKYLKSALIEAAHSVRGSKNYLGALYRRTASRKGKKRAGIVVAHAILRISYYLLTRKEMYVDLGEDYFDKQRQQSVVKHSLRRLESLGYTVTIVEPKVS, from the coding sequence ATGGATGTAATCATTGAGAATGCTTGTGGTATGGATGTCCACAAGGATACCATTACCGCTTGTGCCATTACAACAGAAGGAAAGGAGATTGAAACTTTTTCAACTAAAACCATATATCTAATTGAGTTGGTGGACTGGGTGAAGAAACATAAGTGTACCCATGTGGCAATGGAAAGTACAAGTGTCTACTGGAAACCCATTGTCAATCTACTAGAAGCAGAAGATATTGAATATCTAGTTGTGAATGCTCAACACATTAAGGCTGTCCCCGGGCGTAAAACGGATGTGAAAGATGCCGAATGGATAGCCAAATTACTTCGTCACGGTTTACTTAAAGCTAGTTTTATTCCTGATCGAAACCAGCGAGAATTACGTGAACTTGTTCGTTATCGTCGAAGTATTATTGAAGAGCGTGCCAGACAATATAATCGGATTCAAAAAGTGTTAGAAGGAGCTAATATCAAACTTGGTTCTGTTGTTTCTGACATTATGGGAGTTTCTGCTCGTGATATGCTTCGATCCATATCCGAAGGAAATGATGATCTCGAAGAGTTAACAACCTTTGCGAGAGGAGTAATGAAGAAGAAAAAGGATGAATTGAAACTCGCACTTCAAGGGTATGTTCAAGAACACCAACGGTTCATGATAAAAACGATTCTAGATCATATCGATTTCCTGACGGATCAAATCGATAAACTAGATAAAGAGATAGCGAAAAGGATGGAAGACTCTCAAGAAGATATAGACCGTTTAGATTCCATTCCTGGTATTGGGAGAAAAATGGCGGAACAAATGCTTGCAGAGCTTGGTACAAATATAAAGGAGCAATTTCCTACTGCACCTCAAATGTGTTCATGGGCTGGATTAGTTCCTGGAAATAACCAAAGTGCTGGAAAACGTAAATCATCTAAAACGTTGAATGGAAACAAGTATCTTAAATCAGCACTGATTGAAGCAGCTCATTCTGTTCGAGGATCCAAAAACTACCTTGGTGCACTTTACCGGCGAACAGCTTCACGTAAAGGTAAAAAGCGTGCAGGAATCGTTGTAGCTCATGCGATATTACGAATCTCCTATTATCTCTTAACACGAAAAGAAATGTATGTAGATTTAGGAGAAGATTACTTCGACAAACAAAGACAACAATCCGTTGTTAAGCATTCACTACGAAGATTAGAGAGTTTAGGTTACACAGTGACAATTGTGGAACCAAAAGTGTCTTAA
- a CDS encoding MarR family winged helix-turn-helix transcriptional regulator, whose amino-acid sequence MDQETQYEQKKQDPSLKLFVVLSKAYRSIADQVEVDIRKKGLNPTEFGVLELLYHQGDQPLQKIGDKILLASGSITYVVDKLESKEYLIRKPSETDRRITYASISEKGKELLNEIFPDHWKQIEKITGGLSDEQKRQAIDLLKQLGLHANQLKVEKG is encoded by the coding sequence ATGGATCAAGAAACACAATATGAACAAAAAAAGCAAGATCCTTCCTTGAAATTATTTGTAGTACTATCTAAAGCATATCGTTCGATTGCAGACCAAGTAGAAGTAGATATACGAAAAAAAGGATTGAATCCCACAGAATTTGGGGTTCTGGAATTGCTTTATCACCAGGGGGATCAGCCTTTACAGAAGATTGGAGATAAAATTCTACTAGCTAGTGGAAGTATTACATATGTCGTGGACAAGTTGGAATCTAAAGAATACCTCATTCGAAAGCCTAGTGAAACGGATCGAAGAATTACGTATGCTTCGATATCGGAAAAAGGGAAGGAACTTCTGAATGAAATTTTCCCCGATCATTGGAAACAAATTGAAAAAATCACGGGTGGATTGTCGGATGAGCAGAAGCGTCAAGCGATTGACTTATTAAAACAACTTGGGCTACACGCCAATCAATTAAAGGTAGAAAAAGGATAG
- a CDS encoding DEAD/DEAH box helicase: MTTFSSLGISKPVMKALEKMGFEEATPIQEQTIPLGLEGKDVIGQAQTGTGKTAAFGIPMIEKIDKDVKKIQGLVIAPTRELAIQVGEEIHRLGQFKGIRTLPVYGGQHMDRQIRALREGPQIVVATPGRLLDHIRRKTINIGSVHTAVLDEADEMLNMGFIDDIRDILKAIPEERQTLLFSATMPKEIRDIGTKLMKKPEEVKIKAKEMTVENIDQYFVEVHEKQKFDTLTNLLDIHAPTLAIIFGRTKKRVDEVTEGLHARGFRAEGIHGDLTQGKRMSVLNKFKNGRIEILVATDVAARGLDISGVTHVYNFDIPQDPESYVHRIGRTGRAGKGGEAVSFITPREVPHLHLIEKVTKGKIKRMQAPSMDEARRGQQQVTLDKLTSTIEKQELDAYRESATEILNQYDSVTVVAAALKMLTKGGRRNAPVTISSVAPVSVKPAYKDKGKKKFRNDNKRNFNRKGGKPQRNRKFQNKRGSSNFQSKKD; this comes from the coding sequence GTGACAACATTTAGTTCATTAGGAATTTCAAAACCGGTAATGAAAGCATTGGAAAAGATGGGGTTTGAAGAAGCAACTCCAATCCAAGAGCAAACGATACCGTTAGGATTAGAAGGAAAAGATGTCATTGGACAAGCTCAAACAGGTACTGGTAAAACAGCTGCGTTCGGTATTCCAATGATTGAAAAAATCGACAAAGACGTGAAAAAAATCCAAGGGCTTGTTATTGCGCCAACGCGTGAGCTAGCTATTCAAGTAGGTGAAGAAATTCATCGTCTAGGACAATTTAAAGGGATTCGTACATTACCTGTCTACGGTGGTCAGCATATGGACCGTCAAATTAGAGCACTTCGAGAAGGTCCTCAAATCGTCGTAGCTACACCTGGACGTCTTTTAGATCATATCCGCAGAAAAACAATCAACATCGGTAGTGTTCATACAGCAGTATTGGATGAAGCGGACGAAATGCTAAACATGGGCTTTATTGATGATATTCGTGATATCTTAAAAGCGATTCCGGAAGAACGTCAAACGCTTCTCTTCTCCGCAACGATGCCGAAAGAGATTCGTGATATCGGAACAAAGTTAATGAAAAAGCCGGAAGAGGTAAAGATCAAAGCGAAGGAAATGACGGTAGAGAATATCGATCAATACTTTGTAGAAGTACACGAAAAACAGAAATTTGATACGCTGACCAACCTTCTTGATATCCATGCACCGACATTAGCAATTATTTTCGGACGTACGAAAAAACGTGTAGACGAGGTTACAGAAGGATTGCATGCTCGTGGATTTAGAGCGGAAGGAATTCACGGCGATCTAACGCAAGGAAAAAGAATGTCAGTTTTAAACAAGTTTAAAAACGGTAGAATAGAAATTCTTGTTGCAACAGATGTGGCAGCGAGAGGTCTAGATATCTCTGGTGTTACCCATGTGTACAATTTTGATATCCCACAAGATCCAGAAAGCTATGTACACCGTATCGGTCGTACAGGAAGAGCTGGGAAAGGTGGAGAAGCAGTTTCCTTTATTACTCCAAGAGAAGTGCCACATTTGCACTTAATTGAAAAAGTAACCAAAGGAAAGATCAAACGCATGCAAGCTCCGTCTATGGATGAAGCGAGACGTGGTCAACAACAAGTTACATTGGATAAATTAACGTCCACCATTGAAAAACAAGAGTTAGATGCATATCGGGAGTCTGCAACGGAAATTTTGAATCAATACGATTCTGTAACGGTTGTAGCAGCTGCGCTGAAGATGCTAACGAAAGGTGGTCGTCGCAATGCACCTGTTACGATCAGCTCCGTAGCACCGGTAAGTGTTAAACCGGCTTATAAAGATAAAGGCAAGAAGAAATTCCGTAACGATAACAAACGAAACTTTAATCGAAAAGGTGGCAAACCACAAAGAAATAGAAAGTTTCAAAATAAACGTGGTAGCTCCAACTTCCAATCTAAAAAAGATTAA